In one window of Flavobacterium ginsengisoli DNA:
- a CDS encoding MFS transporter: MEEIKSNKPDPYQALRYREFNIFLLLRFAMVFAWSMQFIVIEWEVYSLTKNPLSLGIIGLMEIIPAVSMSLFAGHIVDQREKKSLLVKCILGFSVISFGLFLLTWPKVVGGWSTHIILYSIYALVFFGGIVRSFMGPTIFSLLSLIIPKKVYPNAATWSSSVWQIGAVMGPALAGFSINWIGVHWSMCLVFGFSILSLIALSQISQKPIVNPKMGESIKDSLIEGLTFVFKNKIVLGALSLDMVAVLFGGAVALLPVFAQDILKVGSEGFGILRAAPAVGAFITMLVSAYVPLYENAGKKLLIAIFVFGLSIILFGLSTYFWLSVFALFLSGLADGISVVIRQTILQLKTPDHMRGRVGAVNSIFVGSSNELGAFESGATAKLMGAVTSVVFGGSITLLTVVFTALKSPTFRNLDLKKDMDDHHKLE, from the coding sequence ATGGAAGAAATTAAATCAAATAAGCCAGATCCATATCAGGCGTTACGTTATAGAGAATTCAATATATTTTTATTATTGCGTTTTGCAATGGTTTTTGCTTGGTCAATGCAATTTATTGTAATCGAATGGGAAGTTTATAGCTTAACCAAAAACCCGCTTTCTTTAGGAATTATTGGTTTAATGGAAATTATTCCTGCTGTTTCAATGTCTTTGTTCGCAGGACATATTGTAGACCAAAGAGAAAAGAAAAGCTTACTGGTAAAATGTATTTTAGGATTTTCAGTAATTAGTTTTGGGCTTTTCTTATTGACTTGGCCAAAAGTAGTTGGAGGCTGGTCTACACATATTATTTTATATTCGATTTACGCTTTAGTATTTTTCGGAGGAATTGTTCGTTCCTTTATGGGGCCAACTATTTTCTCGCTTCTTTCATTAATCATTCCTAAAAAAGTATATCCGAATGCTGCAACTTGGAGTAGTTCAGTTTGGCAAATTGGAGCGGTTATGGGACCAGCATTGGCGGGTTTCTCAATTAACTGGATTGGAGTTCATTGGTCAATGTGCTTGGTTTTCGGATTTTCAATTCTTTCGTTAATTGCCCTATCACAAATCAGTCAAAAACCGATCGTAAATCCGAAAATGGGAGAATCTATAAAAGATAGTCTTATAGAAGGTTTGACATTCGTTTTTAAAAACAAAATTGTACTTGGTGCACTATCACTTGATATGGTTGCTGTACTTTTTGGAGGTGCCGTTGCATTATTGCCTGTTTTTGCACAAGATATTTTGAAAGTAGGATCTGAAGGATTCGGAATTTTAAGAGCTGCTCCTGCTGTAGGTGCTTTCATTACAATGCTAGTTTCTGCTTATGTGCCTTTGTATGAAAATGCTGGAAAAAAACTTTTAATCGCCATTTTTGTTTTCGGATTATCAATTATTTTATTTGGATTATCGACTTATTTCTGGCTTTCTGTTTTTGCTTTATTCTTAAGCGGATTGGCCGATGGAATTTCTGTTGTAATCCGTCAGACTATTTTACAGCTTAAAACTCCAGATCACATGCGCGGACGTGTTGGTGCCGTAAATTCAATTTTTGTCGGATCTTCAAACGAATTAGGCGCTTTCGAAAGTGGTGCAACTGCCAAATTGATGGGAGCTGTAACTTCAGTTGTTTTTGGAGGAAGTATTACGCTTTTAACTGTAGTTTTCACTGCATTGAAATCGCCAACTTTTAGAAATTTAGATTTGAAAAAAGATATGGACGATCATCATAAATTAGAATAG
- a CDS encoding HopJ type III effector protein translates to MSIQAFLEKVKQTPTQITFPETIAVIEENYNFTPTAFQNGTQHNAAGENSGSCKLFSFAKLQNLSKEETLACFGAFYFEEVLGDPNGTNHQNIRNFINLGWDGIQFEGNALEAK, encoded by the coding sequence ATGAGCATACAAGCCTTTTTAGAAAAAGTAAAACAAACTCCAACACAAATTACATTTCCTGAAACTATTGCAGTAATTGAAGAAAATTACAATTTTACTCCAACTGCTTTTCAAAACGGAACACAACATAACGCTGCAGGCGAAAACTCAGGTTCTTGCAAATTATTTTCTTTTGCAAAACTGCAAAATTTAAGCAAAGAAGAAACTTTAGCGTGTTTTGGCGCTTTTTATTTTGAAGAAGTTCTAGGAGATCCAAACGGAACAAATCACCAAAACATTAGAAATTTCATCAATTTAGGTTGGGACGGAATTCAATTTGAAGGAAATGCTTTAGAAGCAAAATAA
- the rsmI gene encoding 16S rRNA (cytidine(1402)-2'-O)-methyltransferase: MSKLYIVPTPIGNLEDMTFRAIRVLKEVDLILAEDTRTSGKLLKHFEIGTHMHSHHMHNEHKTTENLIARLKAGETIALISDAGTPAISDPGFLLTRACVENKIEVECLPGATAFVPALVNSGLPNDKFVFEGFLPDKKGRQTRFLALAEETRTMILYVSPHKLVKTLAEFVQYFREDRQVCVSRELSKLHEENVRGTAKEVLAHFEKTAPRGEIVVVVAGKTIEKEAKKSKYSKDEE, encoded by the coding sequence ATGTCAAAATTATATATCGTTCCAACGCCAATTGGCAATCTTGAAGACATGACTTTTAGAGCCATTCGGGTTTTGAAAGAAGTCGATTTGATTTTGGCGGAAGACACACGCACAAGCGGAAAATTGTTGAAGCATTTTGAAATTGGCACACACATGCATAGCCATCATATGCACAACGAACACAAAACAACTGAAAATTTAATTGCTCGTTTGAAAGCCGGCGAAACTATCGCTTTAATTTCAGATGCAGGAACTCCAGCTATTTCAGATCCAGGGTTTTTATTAACTCGTGCTTGTGTCGAAAATAAAATCGAAGTAGAATGTCTTCCAGGCGCAACAGCTTTTGTTCCCGCTCTTGTAAATAGCGGACTTCCAAATGACAAATTTGTTTTTGAAGGTTTTCTGCCTGATAAAAAAGGACGTCAGACCAGATTTTTGGCTTTAGCCGAAGAAACTCGAACAATGATTTTATACGTTTCTCCGCATAAACTCGTTAAAACTTTAGCTGAATTTGTCCAATATTTTAGAGAAGACAGACAAGTTTGCGTATCGAGAGAATTATCAAAATTACACGAAGAAAATGTACGCGGAACGGCAAAAGAAGTTTTAGCGCACTTCGAAAAAACAGCACCACGCGGCGAAATCGTAGTTGTCGTGGCCGGAAAAACAATAGAAAAAGAAGCCAAGAAAAGTAAATACTCTAAGGACGAAGAATAA
- a CDS encoding thymidine kinase has protein sequence MFLENTVNHKEQFGWIEVICGSMFSGKTEELIRRLKRAQFAKQRVEIFKPAIDTRYHDEMVVSHDANEIRSTPVPAAANILILAQGCDVIGIDEAQFFDDEIITVCNDLANQGIRVIVAGLDMDFKGNPFGPMPGLMATAEYVTKVHAVCTRTGNLANYSFRKTANDKLVMLGETEEYEPLSRAAYFNAMKKNQEK, from the coding sequence ATGTTTCTCGAAAATACAGTAAATCACAAAGAACAATTTGGTTGGATTGAAGTTATTTGTGGATCAATGTTTTCGGGTAAAACCGAAGAGCTGATCCGAAGATTAAAGCGCGCCCAATTTGCCAAACAAAGAGTCGAAATTTTTAAACCCGCTATTGATACCCGTTATCATGACGAAATGGTTGTGTCGCACGATGCCAACGAAATTCGTTCTACGCCAGTTCCTGCAGCGGCTAATATCTTGATTTTAGCTCAAGGCTGTGATGTAATTGGTATTGACGAGGCTCAGTTTTTTGATGACGAAATTATAACGGTTTGCAACGATTTGGCAAATCAAGGAATTCGCGTAATTGTGGCTGGCTTAGACATGGATTTTAAAGGAAATCCGTTTGGTCCAATGCCTGGACTTATGGCAACTGCCGAGTATGTAACGAAAGTTCATGCTGTTTGTACACGCACAGGAAATCTAGCCAATTATAGTTTTAGAAAAACTGCTAATGATAAATTAGTTATGCTTGGAGAAACCGAAGAATATGAGCCACTTAGTCGTGCGGCGTATTTTAATGCTATGAAAAAAAATCAGGAAAAATAA
- the rpoN gene encoding RNA polymerase factor sigma-54: MLKQFLNLKLSQKLSPQQIQLMKLIQLPTQAFEQRLLEEMNENPALEAGKEDDYEADEYANEDYDDYDDAESDRIEADDINIDEYLSDDDTPDYKTQVNNYSDDEERETPFAAPISFHQDLINQLNTFILNDEEREIAEFLVGSIDDMGYIRRSIPDIVDDMAFTQGIYTDEAMVEKMLTVIHELEPSGVGARDLQECLLLQLKHKTPTEYVDLAIDIIENQFDAFTKKHYDKLLQKYSVSNEQLKKAIHEIERLNPKPGGSFAGNNKVTENIVPDFAIRIIDGELELTLNGRNAPSLHVSKDYQEMMQTYKESRDKSTAQKDAVQFIKQKLDSAKWFIDAIRQRQETLFVTMNAIMHYQEEYFLDGDETKLKPMILKDIADMVGLDISTISRVANSKYVETPYGTKLIKEFFSEAMKNDQGEDVSTLEIKKILQNTIEEEDKRKPLPDDQLAEILKEKGYPIARRTIAKYREQLDIPVARMRKKI; encoded by the coding sequence ATGCTAAAGCAATTTTTAAATTTAAAATTATCCCAAAAATTATCTCCACAGCAAATACAGCTGATGAAGTTAATTCAATTGCCTACGCAAGCTTTTGAACAGCGTTTATTAGAAGAAATGAACGAAAATCCAGCGCTTGAAGCTGGAAAAGAAGACGATTACGAAGCTGATGAATACGCTAATGAAGACTACGACGATTATGATGATGCAGAATCTGACAGAATCGAAGCAGACGACATTAATATTGACGAATACTTAAGCGACGACGATACACCTGATTATAAAACTCAGGTAAATAATTATAGTGACGATGAAGAGCGCGAAACACCTTTTGCGGCTCCAATAAGTTTTCATCAGGATTTAATCAATCAGCTGAATACTTTTATTTTGAATGATGAAGAGCGCGAAATCGCTGAATTCTTAGTGGGAAGTATTGATGATATGGGTTACATCCGCAGAAGCATTCCGGATATTGTAGACGACATGGCTTTTACTCAGGGAATTTACACTGATGAAGCAATGGTTGAAAAAATGTTGACCGTAATTCATGAGCTTGAACCTTCTGGAGTTGGTGCACGTGATTTACAGGAGTGTTTGCTTCTTCAATTAAAACATAAAACCCCAACAGAATATGTTGATTTAGCGATCGACATTATCGAAAATCAGTTTGATGCTTTCACGAAGAAACATTACGACAAGCTTTTGCAGAAGTACAGTGTTTCTAACGAACAGCTTAAAAAAGCAATTCACGAAATTGAAAGATTAAACCCAAAACCGGGTGGTTCTTTTGCCGGAAACAATAAAGTAACAGAAAACATTGTTCCAGACTTTGCCATTAGAATTATAGATGGCGAGTTAGAACTGACTTTAAACGGTCGTAATGCTCCATCTCTGCACGTTTCTAAAGATTATCAAGAAATGATGCAGACATACAAAGAATCTCGTGATAAATCGACTGCTCAGAAAGATGCCGTTCAGTTTATCAAACAAAAACTGGATTCTGCTAAATGGTTTATCGATGCGATCAGACAGCGTCAAGAAACTCTTTTTGTAACAATGAATGCCATTATGCATTATCAAGAAGAATATTTCTTAGACGGTGACGAAACCAAACTAAAACCAATGATCTTAAAAGATATTGCTGATATGGTTGGTTTAGACATTTCGACAATTTCACGTGTTGCCAACAGTAAATATGTCGAGACACCGTATGGAACAAAACTAATTAAAGAATTCTTCTCTGAAGCGATGAAAAATGATCAAGGAGAAGATGTTTCAACTCTTGAAATCAAAAAAATTCTTCAAAACACAATTGAAGAAGAAGATAAAAGAAAACCGCTTCCAGATGATCAATTGGCAGAAATCTTAAAAGAAAAAGGTTACCCAATTGCTAGAAGAACAATTGCTAAATACCGTGAACAACTTGATATTCCGGTAGCGAGAATGAGAAAGAAGATTTAA
- a CDS encoding efflux RND transporter permease subunit, giving the protein MKNTIQVGFWEKLARIILKNRITILVILSALTLFFGYQWKNLAMTYTEANLLPKDHIANKDYQKFLDKFGEEGNLIVIGFKDPKFFTPKNYAAWNELMTGLKKSKEVDLVVSLNDLKKLEKDTVNEKFVLAPFIDQSKVLDPTYLKGIQHELFNNLPFYEGLLFNKESGSIRSAVYINKNLVNTANRKTFILENLVPKINKFEKTTGIDLKVSGMPYIRTINADNMKGEIGLFIGASLLTVSLIFFFFFRSFRATFISICILIVGVTWSFGTLGLFGYKITILTAIIPPLIIVIGITNCIFLINKYQQEIKLHNNQAKALQRVISKIGHSTFMTNLTAAIGFATLMITGNELLFEFGLVTSINVLSVYTLTLFIVPIIYSFMPLPKEKHLYHLDKTYISTLLNTVTTIVKGKKTIVYCIYAVLFVVSLNGVRQMKVSGSLIGEMPKSASFFKDILFYEKEFNGVMPLEIMVDTKKKKGVMKASTIRKMDELQNTISEIPELAKPVSIVNLVKYSKQAFYNGNPEYYQLPTSQEQTFILSYAKNATKNSKENLMKAYVDSTGQYARITTFMKDIGTDEMAKVEGKLRKKIDEIFPKDRYEVTITGKALVFQKGTTYLAHNLIESLLFAILTIAILMLYLFRSFKMVATSLITNILPLCITSGLMGYFGIPLKPSTILVFSIAFGISVDNAIQFMAKYKDELTQNKGKVKKSVFSALRETGVSTFYTSIVLILGFATFTLSSFSGTIALGGLISCTLVFAMFANLVVLPSLVLTFEKKKTKKEELENLEK; this is encoded by the coding sequence ATGAAAAACACTATTCAAGTTGGATTTTGGGAAAAATTAGCCCGAATCATACTTAAAAACAGAATTACGATTCTAGTTATACTTTCTGCTTTGACTCTTTTCTTTGGTTATCAGTGGAAGAATCTTGCTATGACTTATACAGAAGCTAACTTGCTTCCAAAAGATCATATTGCAAATAAAGATTATCAAAAATTCCTTGATAAGTTTGGTGAGGAAGGGAATCTTATCGTTATTGGTTTTAAAGATCCTAAATTCTTTACACCAAAAAACTACGCCGCATGGAATGAATTGATGACAGGTTTGAAAAAATCTAAAGAAGTTGATTTAGTAGTTTCTTTAAACGATTTAAAAAAGCTTGAAAAAGATACTGTTAACGAAAAATTTGTTTTAGCGCCTTTTATTGATCAAAGCAAAGTTCTGGATCCTACTTATTTAAAAGGCATTCAGCATGAATTATTCAATAATTTACCTTTCTATGAAGGTCTTTTGTTCAATAAAGAAAGCGGAAGTATTCGCTCTGCGGTTTACATCAATAAAAATTTGGTAAATACTGCTAACAGAAAAACTTTTATCCTAGAAAATCTAGTTCCGAAAATCAATAAATTCGAAAAAACAACCGGAATTGATTTGAAAGTTTCGGGAATGCCGTACATCAGAACGATCAATGCGGACAATATGAAAGGCGAAATCGGACTTTTCATTGGAGCGTCTTTATTGACCGTTTCTCTGATTTTCTTTTTCTTCTTCCGTTCGTTTAGAGCTACGTTTATTTCAATCTGTATTTTGATTGTTGGTGTAACTTGGTCTTTTGGAACGCTTGGATTATTCGGATATAAAATCACGATTTTAACAGCTATAATTCCGCCGCTAATTATTGTAATCGGAATTACAAACTGTATATTCCTGATTAATAAATACCAGCAAGAAATTAAACTGCATAACAATCAAGCAAAAGCATTGCAACGCGTTATTTCAAAAATTGGACATTCGACTTTTATGACCAATTTAACGGCTGCAATTGGTTTTGCAACTTTGATGATTACAGGAAACGAACTTCTTTTTGAATTCGGATTGGTAACTTCTATCAATGTGCTTTCTGTTTATACTTTGACACTTTTCATCGTGCCAATTATTTACAGTTTTATGCCTTTGCCAAAAGAGAAACATTTATATCACTTAGACAAAACTTATATTTCGACACTTTTAAATACAGTTACAACTATTGTTAAAGGCAAAAAGACAATTGTATACTGTATTTATGCGGTTCTATTTGTTGTGAGTTTGAATGGAGTTAGACAAATGAAAGTTTCGGGAAGTTTGATTGGCGAAATGCCGAAAAGTGCTTCTTTCTTTAAAGATATTTTATTTTACGAAAAGGAATTTAACGGAGTAATGCCTCTTGAAATTATGGTGGATACCAAAAAGAAAAAAGGTGTTATGAAAGCTTCAACTATTCGCAAAATGGATGAATTGCAGAATACGATTTCTGAAATTCCAGAATTAGCAAAACCAGTTTCTATAGTAAACTTGGTAAAATATTCTAAACAGGCTTTCTATAACGGAAACCCAGAATATTACCAATTACCGACTTCGCAAGAGCAGACTTTTATTTTAAGTTATGCTAAAAATGCGACGAAAAACAGCAAAGAAAATTTAATGAAAGCTTACGTTGATTCGACTGGACAATATGCCAGAATCACTACTTTCATGAAAGATATTGGAACAGATGAAATGGCAAAAGTAGAAGGAAAGCTTCGCAAGAAAATTGACGAAATTTTCCCAAAAGACCGCTACGAAGTTACGATCACAGGAAAAGCATTGGTTTTCCAGAAAGGAACAACTTACTTGGCGCATAACTTAATTGAATCATTATTGTTTGCGATTTTAACTATTGCAATTTTAATGCTGTATTTATTCCGTTCGTTCAAAATGGTAGCGACTTCTTTGATTACAAATATTTTACCGCTTTGCATTACTTCGGGATTAATGGGTTATTTTGGAATTCCGTTAAAACCTTCAACGATTTTGGTATTCAGTATCGCTTTCGGAATCTCGGTTGATAATGCCATTCAGTTTATGGCGAAATACAAAGATGAATTGACTCAAAATAAAGGAAAAGTAAAAAAATCTGTTTTCAGCGCTTTAAGAGAAACTGGAGTAAGTACATTCTACACTTCTATCGTTTTGATCTTAGGTTTTGCCACTTTTACTTTATCAAGCTTCAGCGGAACAATTGCTTTAGGAGGATTAATTTCTTGTACTTTGGTTTTTGCGATGTTTGCTAACTTGGTTGTTTTACCATCGTTGGTTTTGACTTTCGAAAAGAAGAAAACGAAGAAAGAAGAATTGGAGAATTTAGAGAAATAA
- a CDS encoding sensor histidine kinase, which produces MQNNNTITFIFLAILLLLIVIICFMIYQLMQTKKAKDDAEKSFYALESKVNDLQLENLESKLNPHLFKNILNSIQSHAYQTYFALDKLANVLDYILYESKKKFVTAKEEIDFALNLIEINKIKISPLFELKVKTNINQEDKLYDQPLLAPLISIDLIENAFKHADLQSADAFISVVFEFKNNAFFMTVSNKISDKKVLKKERSGIGHATLEHRLRIIYKNNFKLDRFIENDVYIAHLKIDLLEYKTEMLASGR; this is translated from the coding sequence ATGCAAAATAATAATACCATAACGTTTATTTTTCTAGCAATTCTTTTGCTTTTAATTGTTATCATTTGTTTTATGATTTATCAATTAATGCAAACCAAAAAAGCAAAAGACGATGCCGAAAAAAGCTTTTATGCTTTAGAATCTAAAGTAAACGATTTGCAATTAGAAAATTTAGAATCGAAACTAAATCCGCATTTATTTAAGAACATTCTAAACTCTATTCAGTCTCATGCTTACCAGACTTATTTTGCTTTGGATAAATTGGCCAATGTTTTGGATTATATTCTTTACGAAAGCAAAAAAAAGTTTGTAACTGCAAAAGAAGAAATTGATTTTGCATTGAATTTGATCGAAATCAATAAAATCAAAATCAGTCCGCTTTTTGAGCTGAAAGTCAAAACTAATATTAATCAAGAAGACAAATTGTACGATCAGCCTTTATTGGCACCTTTAATTTCTATTGATTTAATTGAAAATGCTTTCAAACATGCAGATTTACAAAGTGCAGATGCTTTTATTTCGGTAGTTTTTGAGTTTAAAAACAATGCTTTTTTTATGACGGTTTCAAACAAAATCTCAGATAAAAAAGTGCTAAAAAAAGAACGCAGCGGTATTGGTCACGCAACACTTGAACACCGTCTTCGCATTATTTATAAGAATAATTTCAAACTCGATAGGTTTATAGAAAACGATGTTTATATTGCCCATCTAAAAATTGATTTGCTTGAATACAAAACTGAAATGCTTGCTTCTGGACGATGA
- a CDS encoding LytR/AlgR family response regulator transcription factor, translating into MNTKLKCLLLDDELPGLTYLKMLCEQIPELEIVKTCNDPEKLLSDFSNLDFDLLISDIEMPGIDGLHLAEKLQDKLVIFCTAYKEYAAEAFNIDAVDYITKPVKLERLQKAIAKALERFEKSNSDKKFIQLNTDKGKTLLYFNKIQYVKTAASDSRDKTVLLADGSFLNLKNVKFDTLLNELPDADFCRINKKEIVAVKAIKFFNHNEIVLHHLEENNKNITLILSETYRADFLKKVKL; encoded by the coding sequence TTGAATACAAAACTGAAATGCTTGCTTCTGGACGATGAGCTTCCAGGGTTAACTTACCTAAAAATGCTTTGCGAACAGATTCCTGAATTGGAAATCGTAAAAACATGTAATGATCCCGAGAAATTGCTGTCTGATTTTTCGAACCTTGATTTTGATTTGCTGATTTCGGATATTGAAATGCCCGGAATTGACGGATTGCATTTGGCAGAAAAATTGCAGGACAAATTGGTGATTTTCTGCACAGCGTATAAAGAATATGCAGCCGAAGCATTTAATATCGATGCTGTAGATTATATTACAAAACCTGTAAAATTGGAGCGTTTGCAAAAGGCAATTGCAAAAGCGTTGGAGCGTTTTGAAAAATCAAATTCGGATAAAAAATTCATTCAGCTGAATACTGATAAAGGAAAAACGTTGCTGTACTTTAATAAAATCCAATATGTAAAAACTGCCGCGAGCGATAGTCGAGACAAAACGGTTTTGCTTGCTGATGGAAGTTTTTTGAATTTGAAAAATGTAAAATTCGATACGCTTTTAAACGAATTGCCTGATGCTGATTTCTGCCGAATCAATAAAAAAGAAATCGTAGCGGTAAAAGCAATAAAGTTCTTTAATCATAACGAAATTGTACTGCACCATTTAGAAGAAAATAATAAGAACATCACTCTAATCTTAAGCGAAACTTATCGAGCTGACTTTTTAAAGAAAGTAAAACTCTAA